The genomic region CATGCCTTGGACGAGGCCGAGGAGTTGGAGTTCTGGGGTGACGTACGCCGCCATCACTCCACGCTGACCGATGAGGACCGCCAGGAGTATGTGCCAGGCCATGCCCTCAGGGACAACCTGGACGACGCCGGGGACGATGCGCTGAGCGACGAGGAGGCCTGGTGAGGCGCGGCGAGATCTACATGGCGGACCTGGGCGATCCGATCGGCCACGAGCAGGCGCTCCGAAGGCCCGTTCTCCTCGTCAACGCACAGCCGTGGCTGGAGTCCACCCCCCCTGTGCTGATGGCCCTCCCTCTGACCCGCACCCACCGGCCCGGTCCCGCCCACGTCGAGATCGAACCCGGTTCCTCGGGTCTGAAGGAGACCAGTTACGCCAAGTGCGAGGACCTGCGGACGATCTCCCCCCTGAGGTTGGAGCGCCGGTTCGGTCGCGCCGAGGACACCGTCATGTTCCGGGTCGACGTCATTCTGCGGCGGCTCCTGTCATTGTGAGCGCGCGCGGGTCGCCGCCGCGGAACGCCGCCCAGTGCTGGGCCATCCGCTCCGCCTGGCCCGACGTGAAGGTCGTCATGCAGGCGTCGTCGCTGTAGTTCATGAAGTTGTCGACGGGGTCGCGGCCCCTCCGGGTCCGGCAGGTGTCGCGCCCCTCCGGGCAGCCGGTGGCCGCCTCCCGCTCGTAGGGGGTGTCGTCGACGTAGTCGCCCGGGGTGGTGCAGCCGTTCTGGAAGGTGTGGAACAGGCCCAGCCAGTGGCCGACCTCGTGGGTGGCCGTGTGGCCCAGGTCGAACCGCTCGCGTCCGCCGCCCGGCAGGGTGTCGTGGGCGACCACGACCCCGTCCTGTTCCGGGTCGGCCGCGTAGTCCTGCGGGAAGCTGGAGAAGCCGAGGAGTCCCGGGCCGAGGTCGGCGGTGTAGAGGTTCAGCGTCTCGGGTCCGCCCTGGTGCAGGTGCGAGCGGATGGTGGTCCTGTGGTCGTTGAATCGGTGGAACCAGGTGTCGTCGGCGGTGCGGGTGATCTCGCTGAGCGTGAAGCGGAAGCCGGTGTCCGTGGTCTGGGGGCCGGTGGCGAAGCGGCCGCCGTAGGCGGTGTTGAGGGTCTCGATCTGGTCGCGCACGCGCTCGTCGGAGACCCGGCCCTCGCCGTCCTCGGCCTGG from Nocardiopsis aegyptia harbors:
- a CDS encoding type II toxin-antitoxin system PemK/MazF family toxin, with translation MRRGEIYMADLGDPIGHEQALRRPVLLVNAQPWLESTPPVLMALPLTRTHRPGPAHVEIEPGSSGLKETSYAKCEDLRTISPLRLERRFGRAEDTVMFRVDVILRRLLSL
- a CDS encoding zinc metalloprotease, with protein sequence MCGAALTGLVASGLPNTAPTAAGPAASARQDAGEPCPPGMEARLSDPGLPGLVPEGGELTPDQAAAYEEKLRKALEPLRSQDIAPPREVPVVVHVIQAEDGEGRVSDERVRDQIETLNTAYGGRFATGPQTTDTGFRFTLSEITRTADDTWFHRFNDHRTTIRSHLHQGGPETLNLYTADLGPGLLGFSSFPQDYAADPEQDGVVVAHDTLPGGGRERFDLGHTATHEVGHWLGLFHTFQNGCTTPGDYVDDTPYEREAATGCPEGRDTCRTRRGRDPVDNFMNYSDDACMTTFTSGQAERMAQHWAAFRGGDPRALTMTGAAAE